In Aureibaculum algae, the following are encoded in one genomic region:
- a CDS encoding M20/M25/M40 family metallo-hydrolase, which translates to MKVISKILVLSLLISYTAISQTLPQAISKINTEGFQKSQVMSLITDLSDVYGPRLAGTNQYFTAAEWAKKTMENWGVDKVYFENYCDDCMGWEVKSFNIEMTEPAYMKIQAYPYAWTESSNGVQMSDLVSIENHADLEAVKKQWSGKLKGKTILMGSAPEQNMLFDALSKRFTGDQIEEAKKSIVPTPNNPLSHNAGDMDLIGNLDLIFDSMVRKDDAFFAFLKAEGALSILGTTPFFPGITHPSGTYNFRESDKKTIPYFAISPESFGKLIRLTGRNITPKIKFHLDSELYLKPENNVNIIGEITGSDLKLKDEVVMIGAHFDSWHSASGATDNGAGSAVMMEVMRIIKASGLKPKRTIRIALWGGEEQAFVGSLAYAEKHYGKVKETTRKKEVEKISAYINMDNGAGQMRGVYLQGNEAVRPIFEDMLEPYAHLDVNNLTIQNTDFTDHDVFDYYKIPGFQIIQDPLNYSTVTHHTNLDALEYVPKRDMMVNATVIAALVYQIAERDFRLPREE; encoded by the coding sequence ATGAAGGTCATATCAAAAATTCTTGTTCTATCACTTCTAATATCATACACTGCAATTAGCCAAACACTACCACAAGCAATTTCTAAAATCAACACAGAAGGCTTTCAGAAATCGCAAGTTATGAGCCTCATTACTGATTTGTCCGATGTTTATGGTCCTCGGTTAGCAGGTACAAATCAATATTTTACGGCTGCAGAATGGGCAAAGAAAACCATGGAAAATTGGGGAGTAGATAAGGTGTATTTTGAAAATTATTGTGATGATTGTATGGGTTGGGAAGTAAAATCATTTAATATAGAAATGACTGAACCTGCTTATATGAAAATACAGGCCTATCCATATGCATGGACAGAAAGTTCAAATGGCGTACAGATGAGCGATTTAGTTTCAATTGAAAATCACGCCGATTTAGAAGCTGTAAAAAAACAGTGGAGCGGAAAATTAAAAGGAAAAACCATATTAATGGGTTCGGCACCAGAACAAAATATGCTATTTGATGCACTTTCAAAACGATTTACAGGTGATCAAATTGAGGAAGCTAAAAAATCGATTGTACCTACACCAAATAACCCTTTAAGCCATAATGCTGGAGATATGGATTTAATTGGAAATTTAGATCTTATATTCGATAGTATGGTGCGAAAAGATGATGCCTTTTTTGCCTTTCTAAAAGCAGAAGGTGCTTTAAGTATTTTAGGGACTACACCATTTTTTCCTGGTATTACCCATCCAAGTGGTACTTATAATTTTAGAGAAAGTGATAAAAAAACAATTCCCTATTTTGCAATTTCACCAGAAAGTTTTGGAAAATTAATACGCTTAACAGGCAGAAATATTACTCCAAAAATTAAATTCCATTTGGATTCTGAATTGTATTTAAAGCCTGAAAACAATGTAAATATTATTGGTGAAATTACCGGTTCAGATTTAAAATTAAAAGATGAAGTGGTGATGATTGGAGCCCATTTTGATTCTTGGCATTCGGCATCTGGAGCAACCGATAATGGTGCAGGTTCAGCGGTGATGATGGAAGTTATGCGAATTATTAAAGCTTCTGGATTAAAACCTAAACGAACCATTAGAATAGCACTTTGGGGTGGCGAAGAACAAGCGTTTGTAGGTTCTTTGGCTTATGCAGAAAAACATTATGGAAAAGTAAAAGAAACTACCAGAAAAAAAGAGGTTGAAAAAATATCGGCCTATATCAATATGGATAATGGTGCAGGGCAAATGCGAGGAGTTTATTTGCAAGGAAACGAAGCGGTAAGACCCATTTTTGAAGATATGTTAGAACCTTACGCCCATTTAGATGTAAATAATTTAACTATTCAAAATACAGATTTTACAGATCATGATGTTTTTGACTATTACAAAATACCAGGATTTCAAATCATTCAAGATCCGTTGAATTATAGTACTGTAACGCATCACACTAATTTAGATGCTTTAGAATATGTTCCCAAACGTGATATGATGGTCAATGCGACTGTAATTGCTGCACTTGTTTATCAAATTGCTGAAAGAGATTTTCGCTTACCACGGGAAGAGTAA
- a CDS encoding nuclear transport factor 2-like protein, with translation MKNFKTMMVLAIVLMLNPIVTNAQKSTIEFENADSAKNLVQTYVNALQAADIAKMSATLDSNAMIYGLGGGLDSLTVAEHTIYYKKSTDSYKHAISGDLYLPIKVTDNWNKGEWVLVWGTNTITNKETENTIVIPFHIASLVANGKIIMMRYFYDTGNIMKNTGWTLTPPKK, from the coding sequence ATGAAAAATTTTAAAACAATGATGGTCTTAGCAATTGTGCTTATGCTAAATCCAATCGTCACAAATGCACAAAAATCAACCATAGAATTTGAAAATGCAGATTCGGCTAAAAATCTCGTACAGACTTATGTTAACGCTTTACAAGCGGCAGATATAGCCAAAATGAGTGCTACATTAGATTCAAATGCCATGATTTATGGGTTAGGCGGTGGATTAGATTCTCTCACTGTTGCTGAACATACCATTTATTATAAAAAAAGTACAGATTCCTATAAACATGCAATCAGCGGTGACCTTTATTTACCTATTAAAGTTACTGATAATTGGAATAAAGGTGAATGGGTACTAGTATGGGGTACAAACACAATTACAAATAAAGAGACTGAAAATACAATCGTTATTCCATTTCATATTGCAAGTTTAGTTGCGAATGGTAAAATAATAATGATGCGATATTTTTATGATACTGGAAACATTATGAAAAACACAGGATGGACACTAACTCCTCCCAAAAAGTAA
- a CDS encoding sensor histidine kinase produces the protein MVKNLKKQLICTIITIFSTLFSYAQIIDLNRENPYKKVFVDTDNFGASYLDILEVALPKIKTDSIKFSVLNDLAYYWHTRNLNKALSLTIQGLKITKQKKDTLWHGKFQITQGAILLRMEKLDSAFFVLQEAKSKVRKQDLPKLNTELGYVFERRGLIGKAADYALESLRLGEELQDKRAIAMAYSDLSNLFWKQSKFDKGLEYGLKSVALFEEVGINDLDYDFTLYVVGNNYLALKKEEEALKYYKHAIAIGERYGFYNNLSDIYISLTDLNAYLNEFEQAALAGENAIKYANLLDNNFMLMRAWLSLGNAQNLEGKYLSAIESLQNSIRIATVDFGDNYYLSQAYNSLGRAHAGNHDYQEAYAAFAQYDLLQSKVFTAEADERISQLQTKFEVAQKENTIKLQETEIKKQKLRETLIFVISVMLFIVLSLIYFAYQNIRKKRILLQQQNKEKEFLLKEIHHRVKNNLEIVSSLLALQSAQITDEKMVSLMLHSQNRVHSMSMIHQKLYQRNNLSKVEMKDYFVNLSQYVLDSFGNDNRISLKVDMEPLEVDIDMAIPLGLIVNELLTNTMKYAFPNNKKGEILINLSNSNKNDYSLNFKDNGIGFVDNKASEGTGFGTQLINLLVSQLGGFIKKNNENGASISIQFSFEKTA, from the coding sequence ATGGTAAAGAATTTAAAGAAGCAATTAATATGCACAATAATTACTATTTTTAGTACACTGTTTAGTTATGCTCAGATTATTGATTTAAATAGAGAAAACCCTTATAAAAAGGTGTTTGTAGATACTGATAATTTTGGAGCTTCCTATTTAGACATTTTAGAAGTTGCCTTACCCAAAATAAAAACGGATTCCATAAAATTTTCTGTGTTAAATGATTTGGCCTATTATTGGCATACACGAAATTTAAATAAAGCCTTGAGTTTGACAATTCAAGGTTTAAAAATAACCAAGCAAAAAAAAGATACGCTTTGGCATGGTAAGTTTCAGATAACTCAAGGAGCAATTCTGCTTCGGATGGAAAAGCTAGACAGTGCTTTTTTTGTGTTGCAGGAGGCCAAAAGTAAAGTTAGAAAGCAAGATTTACCCAAGTTAAATACAGAATTAGGTTATGTTTTTGAACGAAGAGGGTTAATTGGCAAAGCTGCAGACTATGCTTTAGAGTCACTTAGATTGGGAGAAGAGCTGCAGGATAAGCGAGCAATTGCTATGGCGTATAGTGATTTAAGTAATTTATTCTGGAAACAATCTAAATTTGATAAAGGGTTGGAGTACGGTTTAAAATCGGTTGCTCTTTTTGAAGAAGTTGGTATTAATGATTTAGATTATGACTTTACCTTATATGTTGTAGGTAACAATTATCTGGCACTAAAAAAGGAGGAAGAAGCTCTTAAGTATTATAAGCATGCTATTGCAATTGGCGAACGCTATGGTTTTTATAATAACTTAAGTGATATCTATATTTCTTTAACTGATTTAAATGCTTATTTAAATGAATTTGAGCAAGCAGCATTGGCAGGGGAGAATGCAATTAAATATGCCAACTTATTAGATAATAATTTTATGCTGATGCGGGCTTGGCTTTCGTTGGGTAATGCTCAAAATTTGGAAGGTAAATATCTCAGTGCCATAGAAAGTCTACAAAATTCAATACGAATTGCAACAGTTGATTTTGGTGATAATTATTATTTAAGCCAAGCCTATAATAGCTTAGGTAGAGCCCATGCAGGTAATCATGATTATCAAGAAGCCTATGCTGCCTTTGCACAATATGATCTATTGCAGAGCAAAGTGTTTACAGCTGAAGCTGATGAAAGAATTTCACAATTACAAACGAAATTTGAAGTAGCTCAAAAAGAGAATACAATAAAGTTACAAGAAACGGAGATAAAAAAACAAAAGTTAAGAGAAACATTAATTTTTGTTATTTCAGTGATGCTTTTTATTGTACTATCACTTATCTATTTTGCCTATCAAAATATCAGGAAGAAAAGGATTTTACTGCAGCAACAAAATAAAGAAAAAGAATTCTTATTAAAAGAAATTCATCATCGCGTTAAGAATAATTTGGAGATAGTTTCGAGTTTATTGGCATTGCAATCAGCACAAATAACCGATGAAAAAATGGTAAGTTTAATGCTGCACAGCCAAAACAGAGTGCATTCTATGAGTATGATCCATCAAAAGTTATATCAACGAAATAACTTGTCAAAGGTTGAAATGAAAGATTATTTTGTAAATCTAAGTCAATATGTATTGGACTCTTTTGGAAATGACAATCGAATTTCATTAAAAGTAGATATGGAGCCTCTAGAAGTTGATATAGATATGGCTATTCCGTTAGGTTTAATTGTAAATGAATTGCTAACAAATACCATGAAGTATGCCTTTCCTAATAACAAGAAAGGTGAAATTTTAATAAATTTATCAAATAGTAACAAAAATGACTATAGCCTTAATTTCAAAGATAATGGTATTGGGTTTGTAGATAATAAAGCTTCTGAAGGCACAGGATTTGGAACCCAGTTAATTAATTTATTGGTAAGTCAATTGGGAGGTTTCATTAAAAAAAATAATGAAAATGGTGCTTCCATTTCTATTCAGTTCTCTTTTGAGAAAACAGCTTAG
- a CDS encoding LytR/AlgR family response regulator transcription factor: MSVPVKIFIVEDEMIIAANISLQLQKLGYEVIGMVPRGEDALEQIEANIPDIILMDIQLKGKLSGIDTAKLIQVKYKIPIIYLTANTDDSYFKEAKTTKPAAFISKPFKNLDLQRAIELSIDTIPLEAEKIEQKNPYILEDCIFVRDHDKMVKISIKNIYYIEADRNYCRIFCKDKAFLIVNTLKDINEKLPNAQFLRVHRSYIVNLSKIDEVAGSHLMVSKKVVPMSKSFKIDLMKRLHTI, translated from the coding sequence ATGTCAGTACCCGTAAAAATTTTTATAGTAGAAGATGAAATGATTATTGCGGCTAATATTTCTCTTCAATTACAGAAATTAGGTTATGAAGTCATAGGTATGGTGCCGAGAGGCGAAGATGCTTTAGAGCAAATAGAAGCTAATATACCTGACATTATATTAATGGATATTCAACTTAAAGGTAAACTAAGTGGAATTGATACGGCGAAACTTATACAGGTTAAATATAAAATACCAATAATATACCTAACGGCAAACACTGACGACTCCTATTTTAAAGAGGCAAAAACCACAAAACCAGCGGCATTTATATCAAAACCTTTTAAGAATTTGGACTTACAACGTGCCATAGAATTGTCTATTGACACCATTCCATTAGAAGCAGAAAAAATAGAACAGAAAAACCCTTATATATTAGAAGATTGCATTTTTGTGAGAGATCATGATAAAATGGTGAAAATTTCCATTAAAAACATATATTATATTGAAGCTGATCGTAATTACTGTCGCATTTTTTGTAAAGACAAGGCGTTTTTAATAGTAAATACCTTAAAAGATATTAATGAAAAACTGCCCAACGCACAATTTTTAAGAGTACATCGATCTTATATTGTAAATCTCTCTAAAATTGATGAAGTAGCCGGGAGTCATTTAATGGTATCTAAAAAAGTTGTCCCTATGAGTAAATCATTTAAAATTGATTTAATGAAAAGATTGCATACCATCTAA
- the typA gene encoding translational GTPase TypA: MQSIRNIAIIAHVDHGKTTLVDKIIDQAHILDERKERTDLLLDNNDLERERGITILSKNVSVVYKGVKINVIDTPGHADFGGEVERVLKMADGVLLLVDAFEGPMPQTRFVLGKALELGLTPIVVVNKVDKENCTPDIVHEKVFDLMFALDATEEQLDFTTIYGSAKNGWMSTDWQKPTTDIVALLDAVLESIPESPYNEGTPQMQITSLDFSAFTGRIAIGRIFRGDLEVAKDYMLCKADGSTKKVRIKELHVFEGMGKAQVEKVRCGDICAITGLDGFEIGDTIADLENPEALPRTEIDQPTMSMLFTINNSPFFGKEGKFVTSRHLRDRLFKELEKNLALKVETTDSEDKFIVFGRGVLHLSVLIETMRREGYELQVGRPQVILKEIDGKKCEPFETLVIDVPEEVSSRAVHLVSLRKGDLLVMEPKGDLQHLEFNIPSRGLIGLRNKILTATAGQAIVNHRFSSYEPFKGEFSDEPKGAIVSAAAGKATAYALDRLQDRGRFFIDPNDEIYVGQVIGENSKTEDMAVNLVKGKQLTNMRKSGTDEAMKIFPKVDFSLEECMEYIKDDEYLEITPKSLRMRKITFKA; the protein is encoded by the coding sequence ATGCAATCTATTAGAAACATAGCGATTATAGCTCACGTCGATCACGGTAAAACTACCCTAGTTGATAAAATTATTGACCAAGCCCATATCTTGGATGAACGTAAAGAACGTACTGACTTATTGTTAGATAACAATGACTTAGAACGTGAACGTGGTATTACTATCTTGTCCAAAAACGTATCTGTCGTTTATAAAGGAGTAAAGATAAACGTAATTGATACCCCTGGTCACGCCGATTTTGGTGGAGAGGTAGAGCGTGTATTAAAAATGGCTGATGGTGTTTTATTACTAGTAGATGCATTTGAAGGACCTATGCCTCAGACTCGTTTTGTATTAGGTAAAGCGTTGGAATTGGGTCTAACTCCAATTGTAGTAGTAAATAAAGTTGATAAAGAAAATTGTACACCTGATATTGTACATGAAAAAGTATTTGATCTTATGTTTGCTTTAGACGCAACAGAAGAACAATTAGATTTTACAACAATATATGGTTCAGCTAAAAATGGTTGGATGAGTACAGATTGGCAAAAGCCTACTACTGATATTGTAGCTTTATTAGATGCTGTTTTGGAATCTATTCCTGAGTCTCCTTATAATGAAGGAACTCCTCAAATGCAAATTACTTCGTTAGACTTTTCTGCATTTACTGGAAGAATTGCTATTGGACGAATTTTTCGTGGAGATTTAGAAGTTGCTAAAGATTACATGTTATGTAAAGCTGATGGCTCTACTAAAAAAGTTAGAATTAAAGAATTACACGTATTTGAAGGAATGGGTAAAGCCCAAGTTGAAAAAGTACGTTGTGGAGATATTTGTGCAATAACTGGTCTTGACGGATTTGAAATTGGTGATACAATTGCAGATTTAGAAAATCCAGAAGCATTGCCAAGAACAGAAATTGATCAACCAACAATGAGTATGTTGTTTACAATAAATAACTCTCCATTTTTTGGTAAAGAAGGTAAATTTGTTACTTCTCGTCATTTACGTGATAGATTATTCAAAGAATTAGAGAAAAATTTAGCTCTTAAAGTTGAAACTACAGATTCTGAAGATAAGTTTATTGTATTTGGACGTGGTGTATTGCATTTATCAGTTTTGATTGAAACAATGCGTCGTGAAGGTTACGAATTACAAGTAGGTCGTCCTCAAGTAATTTTAAAAGAAATTGATGGTAAGAAATGTGAGCCTTTTGAAACGTTAGTAATTGATGTTCCAGAAGAGGTTTCGTCAAGAGCTGTACATTTAGTTTCTTTGAGAAAAGGTGACTTGTTGGTAATGGAACCTAAAGGAGATTTACAACATTTAGAATTCAACATTCCTTCAAGAGGGTTGATTGGATTACGTAATAAAATATTAACAGCAACTGCTGGTCAAGCAATTGTAAATCATAGATTTAGTTCATACGAACCTTTTAAAGGTGAGTTTTCTGATGAGCCAAAAGGAGCTATAGTTTCAGCTGCCGCAGGTAAAGCTACTGCTTATGCCTTAGACCGTTTACAAGATAGAGGAAGGTTTTTTATTGATCCTAACGATGAGATTTATGTTGGTCAAGTTATAGGAGAAAATAGTAAAACAGAAGATATGGCTGTAAACTTGGTAAAAGGAAAGCAATTGACAAATATGCGTAAATCAGGTACTGATGAGGCAATGAAAATTTTCCCTAAAGTAGATTTTTCTTTGGAGGAATGTATGGAGTATATTAAAGATGATGAGTATTTAGAAATTACTCCAAAGAGCTTACGTATGCGTAAAATTACTTTTAAAGCGTAA
- a CDS encoding FKBP-type peptidyl-prolyl cis-trans isomerase, which produces MKLKFNAIFYIFILGLVLVSCKKDDDDDTIPHDPEAQALIDDDLLVDYLQTHYYIPPTTDESFGVIDTILNGEASLYSMVQTENITYNEINYKLYYLISQDGVVEVHPSKTDRVLVKYSGFDLDSTNFDKSTRFSWFGLSNTVPGWGYGIPLFKGGTEDTQDDEPLSFKDTGKGVLFIPSGLGYAEFGSGAIAANESLIFHVELALFERTDTDEDGIYDLYEDLNGNNDYIDDDTDEDAIPNYGDTDDDGDGILTIDENADPNGDGNPVDALDSDGDGTKDYLDSDS; this is translated from the coding sequence ATGAAATTGAAATTTAACGCTATATTTTACATTTTTATATTAGGATTAGTACTGGTTTCTTGTAAAAAGGACGACGATGACGATACAATACCACATGACCCTGAAGCACAGGCCTTAATAGATGATGATTTATTAGTAGATTATTTACAAACACATTATTATATTCCACCTACAACAGATGAATCTTTTGGTGTTATTGATACAATACTAAACGGAGAAGCTTCTTTATATTCAATGGTGCAAACCGAAAATATAACTTATAATGAAATTAACTATAAGTTGTATTATCTTATAAGCCAAGATGGAGTTGTTGAAGTACACCCGAGTAAAACGGATCGTGTACTTGTAAAATACAGTGGTTTTGACTTGGATAGTACAAATTTTGACAAGTCAACTAGATTTAGCTGGTTTGGTTTATCTAATACAGTGCCTGGTTGGGGGTATGGAATTCCTTTATTTAAAGGAGGAACAGAGGATACTCAAGATGATGAGCCTTTAAGTTTTAAAGATACAGGAAAAGGTGTTCTATTTATTCCTTCAGGATTGGGTTATGCGGAGTTTGGATCTGGGGCAATTGCGGCTAATGAATCCTTAATTTTTCATGTTGAGTTAGCGTTGTTTGAAAGAACAGATACAGATGAAGATGGTATATATGATTTATACGAAGACTTAAATGGTAATAATGATTATATAGATGATGATACAGATGAGGATGCTATACCTAATTATGGAGATACAGATGACGATGGTGACGGTATTTTAACTATTGATGAGAATGCTGATCCTAATGGAGATGGTAACCCAGTAGATGCTCTTGATTCAGATGGAGACGGTACAAAAGATTATTTGGATTCTGATAGCTAA
- a CDS encoding ester cyclase, whose protein sequence is MRISTTTYALLLLLMVSCNQPNKTIKNTATPLIEAQVSSYLVAQNSIGKNKVDSLLSESFIRNMNGIQMVSSIREHKANMHIFLNGFPDMNFTFPSQLIKDNEAFIVWIFTGTHTGVFGEINATGKKVKVNGISHLYFNKEGKIYREDVFYNELDLLQQLGFTLNPPITE, encoded by the coding sequence ATGCGGATTAGCACAACCACTTATGCACTTTTACTTTTATTAATGGTTTCTTGTAACCAACCTAATAAAACCATTAAAAATACAGCTACTCCTCTTATAGAAGCTCAAGTTTCTAGTTATTTAGTGGCTCAAAATAGCATAGGTAAAAACAAGGTTGATTCATTACTTTCAGAATCTTTTATCAGAAACATGAATGGTATACAAATGGTGTCTAGTATACGTGAACATAAAGCCAATATGCACATTTTTCTTAATGGCTTTCCTGATATGAACTTTACGTTTCCAAGCCAGCTCATAAAAGATAATGAAGCCTTTATAGTATGGATATTTACAGGTACACATACTGGAGTTTTTGGTGAGATTAACGCTACTGGAAAGAAAGTAAAAGTAAACGGAATTTCACATCTTTATTTTAATAAAGAGGGTAAAATTTATAGAGAAGATGTGTTTTATAATGAATTGGATTTATTACAACAATTGGGGTTTACTCTAAATCCACCTATTACTGAATAA
- a CDS encoding Maf family nucleotide pyrophosphatase has protein sequence MLTDKLKNYNILLGSQSSRRKQFLRDLRIPFTTVSIDVDEDYPKYLHGNEITSYLAELKADAYDGTLEENDILITADTLVRVSGKVLGKPKNSEEAREMLNLLSEKQHEAISSICLKTNSKKTIISDTTTVHFKKLTDEEIDFYIDNYKPFDKAGAYGIQEWLGYVAVEKIEGSFYNVMGFPIHKFYTEMMKL, from the coding sequence ATGCTGACCGATAAATTAAAAAATTACAATATCTTATTAGGATCTCAATCCTCGAGAAGAAAACAATTTCTTAGAGATTTAAGAATCCCATTTACCACCGTTTCTATTGATGTTGATGAAGATTATCCTAAATATTTACATGGAAATGAAATTACCAGTTATTTGGCTGAATTAAAAGCCGATGCTTATGATGGCACATTAGAAGAAAATGACATTCTAATAACGGCAGATACCTTAGTAAGAGTTTCTGGAAAGGTGTTAGGGAAGCCTAAGAATTCAGAGGAGGCTAGAGAAATGCTGAATTTATTATCTGAAAAACAACATGAAGCTATCAGCTCTATTTGTTTAAAAACAAATAGTAAAAAAACAATTATAAGTGATACCACGACGGTTCATTTTAAAAAATTGACTGATGAGGAAATCGATTTTTATATCGATAATTACAAACCCTTTGATAAGGCTGGAGCCTATGGTATCCAAGAATGGTTAGGCTATGTTGCGGTAGAAAAAATAGAAGGAAGTTTTTATAATGTTATGGGGTTTCCCATCCATAAGTTTTACACAGAAATGATGAAATTATAA
- a CDS encoding outer membrane beta-barrel protein — MRKLVLTLLTLTLTSSLVFAQKIDFGLKGGLNYNFGGDLYEVVSEVGSNAENLISGADNKAGFHLGLWSRIHFLGLYLRPEINYTQLNNSYSNPDENVNTDFKTKKIDIPILLGTKIIGPVHVFVGPSIQYITKSDFSQSEFENITTNDFSVGLQIGTGLELGRFGLDVRWEKGFSNDLKGDLDNGILNTGIEVDNRPNQIIFGLSYRFNDNRR, encoded by the coding sequence ATGAGAAAATTAGTATTAACACTACTAACCCTTACCTTAACCTCAAGTTTAGTATTTGCACAGAAAATTGATTTCGGATTAAAAGGCGGACTCAATTACAATTTTGGTGGCGATCTCTATGAAGTCGTTTCTGAAGTCGGTAGCAATGCCGAAAATTTAATTTCAGGAGCTGATAACAAAGCTGGATTCCATCTTGGCTTATGGTCGCGTATTCATTTTTTAGGATTGTATTTACGTCCAGAGATTAATTATACACAGTTAAATAACTCGTATAGCAATCCCGATGAAAATGTGAATACCGATTTTAAAACCAAAAAAATAGACATTCCTATTTTATTGGGTACTAAAATTATTGGTCCCGTACATGTTTTTGTTGGCCCATCAATTCAGTACATTACAAAATCTGACTTTAGTCAAAGTGAATTTGAAAATATTACAACCAACGATTTTAGTGTTGGACTTCAAATTGGAACAGGACTAGAACTTGGAAGATTTGGTCTTGATGTACGTTGGGAAAAAGGATTTTCAAACGATTTAAAAGGTGATTTAGATAATGGTATTCTAAACACTGGTATTGAAGTTGACAATAGACCCAATCAAATTATATTTGGTCTTTCTTATCGATTTAATGATAATAGAAGGTAA
- a CDS encoding c-type cytochrome has product MKNPILFTLLLFALVSCNNEKKSSTQATLSNTKTAEQQEEAYTLFKNTCYACHSITSKSHDEIIAPPMIAVKKRYLMANPQKEDFVNAIVNFSKEPTEQKALMFGAVQQFKVMTNLNYKEEDLKKIATYIYENDIEKPVWFDAHFNEQRGGRMGAGRQGNNN; this is encoded by the coding sequence ATGAAAAATCCAATTTTATTCACTTTATTATTATTTGCGTTGGTTAGCTGTAATAATGAGAAAAAATCATCAACACAAGCTACACTTTCTAATACGAAGACCGCAGAACAACAAGAAGAAGCCTATACCTTGTTTAAAAACACGTGTTATGCTTGCCATAGTATTACCAGTAAATCTCATGATGAAATTATCGCACCTCCAATGATTGCGGTAAAGAAAAGATACTTAATGGCTAATCCGCAAAAAGAAGATTTTGTAAATGCTATTGTTAATTTCTCTAAAGAGCCAACTGAGCAAAAAGCGTTAATGTTTGGTGCGGTGCAACAATTTAAGGTAATGACAAATCTTAATTATAAAGAGGAAGACTTAAAAAAAATAGCAACTTATATTTATGAAAATGATATTGAAAAACCAGTTTGGTTTGATGCTCATTTTAATGAACAACGTGGTGGTAGAATGGGAGCAGGAAGACAAGGGAATAACAATTAG
- a CDS encoding RidA family protein: MKTIIRTTLVFIIATIAFIGCNEKTKSDKAEHTKTKDQKDVKAKHETPDYFLLRPEVEKAYGYSHAVKIGNSIKISGAVSMDDEGNPTAIGDLGQQMKNCYADLEKILKHYGCTFDDVVVENVFTTSMSKFLEAAGYRTTIYKNHFPTGSWFGVKELAVPEFMIEIELEVHKPNNK; the protein is encoded by the coding sequence ATGAAAACAATAATACGAACAACACTAGTATTTATAATAGCAACCATCGCCTTTATAGGCTGTAATGAAAAAACCAAAAGTGACAAGGCTGAACACACGAAAACTAAAGACCAGAAAGATGTTAAAGCTAAACATGAGACCCCTGACTATTTTCTATTACGTCCAGAGGTTGAAAAAGCCTATGGTTATTCCCATGCGGTAAAAATTGGCAACAGTATAAAAATTTCTGGAGCTGTTAGCATGGATGATGAAGGCAATCCAACCGCGATAGGAGATTTAGGGCAACAAATGAAAAATTGTTATGCGGATTTGGAAAAAATTCTAAAACACTATGGTTGCACATTTGATGACGTAGTTGTAGAAAATGTTTTTACGACCAGTATGTCGAAATTTTTGGAAGCTGCAGGCTACAGAACAACAATTTATAAAAATCATTTCCCCACAGGTTCTTGGTTCGGTGTCAAAGAACTGGCGGTTCCTGAATTTATGATTGAAATAGAATTGGAAGTGCATAAACCAAATAATAAATAA